The Sediminispirochaeta smaragdinae DSM 11293 genome has a segment encoding these proteins:
- a CDS encoding carboxypeptidase M32 produces the protein MTHNEPYTQLQDLDREIRNLDSIAQLLSWDQETGMPPKAVTGRAEQISLIEGMVHDRVAGEEMASLLEGADTSDPLVRMLRREHDRAVRLPRRLVTELAKQQTTGQLAWRHAKQENNYEAFRPYLEELLKLTREKADAIGWEDDRYDALLDEYEPWMKSSTVDRLFDEMSSFLSSLLARILDKKAVDDSFLFLHYPEEGQRRFSREVSEAMGFDFSRGTIAESVHPFTIRPGDDDIRITTKYDEGAFKTAIFGTIHETGHALYEQGVAPSYVGTILGQGSSHGIHESQSRTWENIIGRSAAFWRYFYPRLQEIFPENLSSVPFERFLLAVNKVRPSDIRTEADEVTYGLHIVLRYRLERKMLSGDLSLRDLPEAWNTLSEELLGFRPETDAVGVLQDTHWSGGAFGYFPTYALGNLYGAQLFAALRKEVSDLDEQIAAGHFHVPLSWLTEKVYRHGAARTANELMTSVSGEPVQASYFARYLEEKYTGLYGL, from the coding sequence ATGACCCATAATGAACCATATACACAGTTGCAAGACCTGGATCGAGAAATCAGAAACCTTGATTCGATCGCTCAGCTTCTATCCTGGGACCAGGAGACCGGTATGCCGCCAAAGGCGGTCACCGGTCGTGCCGAGCAGATATCGCTTATCGAAGGAATGGTTCACGACAGGGTAGCCGGAGAGGAAATGGCTTCGCTTCTCGAAGGGGCTGATACCTCCGACCCGCTGGTCAGAATGCTGCGGAGGGAGCACGATCGGGCAGTGAGGCTTCCCCGGCGGCTGGTGACGGAATTGGCCAAACAACAGACCACAGGCCAGCTTGCCTGGCGTCATGCCAAACAGGAGAACAACTATGAAGCCTTTCGGCCCTACCTTGAAGAGCTCTTGAAGCTGACTCGGGAAAAGGCCGACGCCATCGGCTGGGAAGATGATCGATATGATGCACTTTTGGATGAGTATGAGCCCTGGATGAAAAGTTCCACCGTTGACCGTCTTTTCGACGAGATGAGCTCCTTTCTTTCCTCCTTACTGGCCAGGATTCTCGATAAAAAAGCTGTCGACGATAGTTTTCTCTTCCTCCACTATCCCGAGGAGGGGCAGCGTCGTTTTTCCCGTGAGGTATCCGAAGCGATGGGCTTTGATTTTTCCCGCGGAACGATTGCCGAATCCGTGCATCCCTTTACCATCCGTCCCGGTGACGACGATATTCGTATAACCACGAAGTATGATGAGGGGGCATTCAAAACGGCCATTTTCGGAACAATCCATGAGACCGGTCATGCCCTCTATGAGCAGGGGGTTGCTCCCTCGTATGTCGGCACTATCCTGGGGCAGGGCAGCAGTCACGGAATCCACGAATCGCAGTCACGAACCTGGGAGAATATCATCGGAAGAAGTGCTGCCTTCTGGCGTTATTTTTATCCCAGATTGCAGGAGATTTTCCCCGAAAATCTCTCTTCCGTTCCGTTTGAGCGTTTTTTGCTTGCCGTGAATAAGGTGAGGCCCTCGGATATTCGTACGGAGGCCGATGAGGTCACCTATGGATTGCATATTGTTCTGCGCTATCGGCTTGAGCGAAAGATGCTTTCTGGAGATCTGTCTTTACGTGATCTTCCCGAGGCGTGGAACACCCTCAGTGAAGAGCTTCTGGGCTTCCGGCCTGAAACAGATGCCGTGGGTGTGCTGCAGGATACCCATTGGTCCGGAGGGGCCTTTGGTTACTTTCCTACATATGCCCTGGGGAATCTTTACGGTGCCCAGCTTTTTGCCGCTCTGCGAAAGGAGGTCTCTGACCTTGATGAGCAGATAGCTGCAGGACACTTTCATGTGCCGCTTTCCTGGTTGACGGAAAAGGTGTATCGCCATGGGGCGGCCCGTACGGCGAATGAGCTTATGACATCGGTAAGCGGAGAGCCGGTACAAGCTTCTTACTTTGCCAGATACCTCGAGGAGAAGTATACTGGTTTGTATGGGCTATAG
- the thrS gene encoding threonine--tRNA ligase has translation MSLQGLSQEEKLHRIRHSMAHVMAEAVVDLFPGTKVAIGPAIENGFYYDFDFPKPLANDDLEKISAKMKDIIKGKHPFQRKVISREEAEKLFSGKGEQYKVELLKAIPEGEEVSLYSQDSFTDLCRGPHVENTADLNAEAFKLLSIAGAYWRGKETNPMLTRIYGTAWENPKELRLYLKHLEEMEKRDHRKLGRELDLFSLHEEAGPGLVYWHPKGARIRHQIETFWKDEHFKNGYELLYTPHVGKSWLWETSGHLDFYAEGMYPEMVMDKANYYAKPMNCPFHIMIYKTNKHSYRELPFRWAELGTVYRYEKSGTLHGLMRVRGFTQDDAHIFCTPEQVEDEILEVLRFSLHMLRAFGFSDIQAYLSTRPEKAVGDPEQWKLAEASLQKAIEAEGLAYEVDEGGGAFYGPKIDLKVKDALGRSWQLSTVQFDFNEPKRFGMTFVDHDGKEKQPYMVHRALLGSIERFFGVLIEHYGGAFPVWLSPVQVQVIPVAPAFEAYAKSVETELRRHDLRADVDLSDSRMNAKIRNAQKEKIPYMLILGEKEQESRSVSVRKRNGEQVNGLALDEFIAQTLKIIASKENV, from the coding sequence ATGTCGTTGCAAGGATTATCCCAGGAAGAAAAACTGCACAGAATTCGCCACTCTATGGCCCATGTTATGGCCGAGGCTGTCGTGGATCTTTTCCCCGGAACAAAAGTGGCTATCGGCCCCGCCATTGAAAACGGCTTTTACTATGATTTCGACTTTCCAAAACCTTTGGCAAACGATGATCTTGAGAAGATATCAGCCAAAATGAAGGATATCATCAAGGGAAAGCATCCCTTTCAGCGAAAGGTCATTAGTCGGGAAGAGGCTGAAAAACTCTTCAGCGGTAAGGGCGAGCAGTACAAGGTCGAACTTTTGAAGGCGATTCCCGAAGGTGAAGAGGTGTCCCTCTATTCGCAGGATAGCTTTACCGATCTCTGCCGGGGACCCCATGTGGAAAATACCGCCGATCTGAATGCCGAGGCCTTTAAGCTCCTTTCCATTGCCGGGGCTTATTGGCGCGGGAAGGAAACCAACCCCATGCTTACCCGTATCTACGGAACCGCCTGGGAGAATCCCAAGGAGCTTCGTCTCTATCTGAAGCATTTGGAAGAGATGGAAAAGCGGGATCATCGAAAACTGGGAAGGGAACTCGATCTTTTCAGCCTTCACGAGGAGGCCGGTCCGGGATTGGTCTATTGGCACCCCAAGGGGGCCAGAATCAGGCACCAGATCGAAACCTTTTGGAAGGATGAGCACTTTAAGAACGGTTATGAGCTGCTCTATACCCCTCATGTCGGAAAATCCTGGCTATGGGAGACCTCTGGACACCTCGATTTTTATGCCGAGGGGATGTATCCCGAGATGGTGATGGATAAGGCCAACTACTATGCCAAGCCGATGAACTGTCCCTTCCATATCATGATCTATAAAACCAATAAGCACTCTTATCGTGAACTGCCCTTTCGCTGGGCGGAACTCGGTACCGTCTATCGCTATGAAAAGTCCGGAACCCTTCACGGTCTCATGCGGGTAAGGGGCTTTACCCAGGACGATGCCCACATCTTTTGCACCCCTGAACAGGTGGAGGACGAAATCCTGGAGGTGCTGCGCTTTAGCCTCCATATGCTGCGAGCCTTCGGGTTTAGCGATATTCAGGCCTATCTCTCCACCAGGCCCGAAAAGGCTGTGGGCGATCCGGAACAGTGGAAACTGGCCGAAGCGTCACTGCAAAAGGCAATTGAGGCCGAGGGGCTTGCATACGAGGTTGATGAAGGAGGCGGTGCCTTCTATGGTCCGAAGATCGATTTGAAGGTAAAAGATGCCCTCGGCCGTTCGTGGCAACTCTCAACGGTTCAGTTCGACTTCAACGAACCCAAGCGCTTCGGCATGACCTTTGTCGATCATGACGGCAAGGAAAAGCAGCCCTACATGGTGCATCGTGCCTTACTTGGCTCTATTGAGCGCTTTTTTGGGGTGCTGATTGAGCACTACGGCGGGGCCTTTCCTGTCTGGCTTTCTCCTGTCCAGGTCCAGGTGATTCCCGTGGCTCCTGCCTTTGAAGCGTATGCAAAATCGGTTGAAACCGAGCTTCGCCGCCATGACCTTCGTGCGGATGTCGATCTTTCGGACAGCAGAATGAATGCAAAGATACGCAATGCCCAGAAAGAGAAGATCCCCTACATGCTGATTCTGGGTGAAAAGGAACAGGAAAGCCGAAGCGTATCGGTGAGAAAACGAAACGGCGAACAGGTTAATGGTCTTGCCCTTGATGAGTTTATCGCTCAGACCCTGAAGATTATCGCTTCAAAGGAAAATGTATGA
- a CDS encoding alpha/beta fold hydrolase, which translates to MILSHVQYPCSDSSCARCSLIIVHGLFGAGINWRRMAERLSDLRDVYTLDLRNHGESGHEEALDYQVMAADVAETCRALGIEQAMFLGHSMGGKVVMQLAFDYPSLVRGLVVADIGPDAYQHRFTTIVEALGSLDLGGIHGRGEADQRLAASIGDRRVRTFLLQNLRRDKDGHFFWRLNLASIRTHLDDIAASVGEGAAPSSLPVLFLAGERSSYLNDGQRKAALSLFPSARFIEVPNAGHWVQVDNPDAFFRFVSPFLASLDPSS; encoded by the coding sequence GTGATCCTCTCTCATGTACAATATCCCTGTTCCGATTCTTCTTGTGCTCGCTGCTCTTTGATTATTGTGCACGGACTCTTTGGCGCGGGGATAAACTGGAGACGGATGGCAGAGCGGCTTTCTGATCTACGCGATGTCTATACCCTCGATCTCCGTAATCACGGAGAGAGCGGCCATGAAGAGGCCCTTGATTATCAGGTCATGGCCGCCGATGTTGCCGAAACCTGTAGGGCTCTGGGCATCGAACAGGCCATGTTTCTCGGCCACTCCATGGGGGGAAAGGTCGTTATGCAACTGGCCTTCGATTATCCCTCCCTCGTTCGTGGCCTTGTTGTCGCGGATATCGGCCCCGACGCTTACCAACACCGTTTTACCACCATTGTTGAGGCCCTGGGCTCTCTGGATCTTGGGGGCATACACGGCAGGGGAGAGGCTGATCAAAGGCTGGCCGCATCCATTGGGGACCGGCGGGTACGTACCTTTCTCCTTCAGAATCTGCGCCGGGACAAGGATGGGCATTTTTTCTGGCGTTTGAACCTTGCTTCGATCAGGACCCATCTCGATGATATCGCCGCTTCGGTAGGGGAGGGTGCGGCCCCCTCGTCCCTGCCTGTACTTTTTCTCGCCGGAGAGCGCTCTTCGTATCTGAACGACGGGCAGCGAAAAGCGGCCCTGTCACTGTTCCCCTCGGCTCGTTTTATCGAGGTCCCCAATGCCGGCCATTGGGTCCAGGTCGACAATCCCGATGCCTTTTTTCGCTTTGTAAGCCCCTTTCTCGCCTCCCTCGATCCTTCTTCTTGA
- a CDS encoding aspartate/glutamate racemase family protein, with amino-acid sequence MQEGSANKRGAIIIGGGVGPMAGVKLHEKIITFTITDGSDQDHLDLIHLSRSRLIPDRTRFLHDLQGPNPGTVMAELVASAVTAFQRPEDQMPVSLAAGVPCNTFHAPLVWNAFTKQLEQLHAAVKPVHMLDQTVEELRQRFAPGAHVGILSTIGTKESGVWRNAIQEAGFIPLETDQMWTEKVHGAIYDHSWGLKAKSPASGKAKAMLQEATEYLINKGADAIILGCTEIPLALREGPFRNVMLVDPVSSLARALIRTAGAKSSPFLKASY; translated from the coding sequence ATGCAGGAAGGATCAGCAAACAAACGAGGAGCCATCATCATAGGGGGAGGAGTCGGTCCCATGGCCGGCGTGAAGCTACACGAAAAGATCATCACTTTCACCATCACTGACGGAAGCGACCAGGACCATCTGGATCTGATCCACCTCTCACGATCACGACTCATTCCTGACCGTACCCGGTTTCTTCACGACCTTCAGGGGCCCAATCCCGGCACGGTCATGGCAGAACTTGTCGCATCTGCGGTAACAGCATTTCAGCGTCCGGAGGATCAGATGCCTGTGTCTCTGGCAGCAGGGGTTCCCTGCAATACCTTTCATGCGCCACTAGTTTGGAACGCCTTTACAAAACAACTTGAGCAGTTACACGCTGCCGTCAAGCCAGTTCACATGCTCGACCAGACGGTTGAAGAGCTTAGGCAGCGATTTGCCCCGGGGGCACATGTCGGCATTCTCTCGACCATCGGGACAAAGGAAAGCGGGGTATGGAGAAATGCGATCCAAGAGGCCGGCTTTATTCCTCTCGAAACCGACCAGATGTGGACAGAGAAGGTTCATGGGGCGATCTACGACCACAGCTGGGGTCTTAAGGCAAAAAGTCCGGCCTCCGGGAAGGCAAAGGCAATGCTACAGGAAGCGACAGAATACCTCATTAATAAAGGGGCCGATGCTATCATTCTCGGTTGTACCGAAATTCCCCTTGCACTCCGGGAAGGGCCTTTTCGAAACGTGATGCTGGTGGACCCGGTAAGCTCCCTTGCGCGGGCGCTTATTAGGACGGCAGGAGCAAAGAGCAGCCCCTTTCTCAAGGCCTCTTATTAG
- a CDS encoding HAD-IIA family hydrolase: protein MSDEAIDTLQDSLERIRTKSAFICDMDGVLYHGNRLLDGADRFITWLQRENKRFLFLTNSSERSPKELHQKLARMGVDVGPEHFYTSALATASFLASQKPEGSAYVIGEAGLINALYEVGYAMNDINPDYVVVGESRNYNTETLFHAVSLVRGGARLIGTNPDLTGPTERGIAPATGALITPIALAAEAEPYFIGKPNPLMMRSALKRLESRREETVIIGDRMDTDIKSGLESEIETVLVLSGVTDLSRAESFAYRPHHILEGVGAIAS, encoded by the coding sequence ATGAGTGACGAGGCGATTGATACGCTGCAGGATAGTCTTGAACGGATTCGGACCAAATCTGCCTTTATTTGTGATATGGATGGTGTTTTGTACCATGGGAATAGGCTTCTCGATGGAGCCGATCGCTTTATTACCTGGTTGCAACGGGAGAACAAACGCTTTCTTTTTCTTACCAATTCGAGTGAGCGTTCCCCCAAGGAGTTGCATCAGAAGCTTGCGAGGATGGGGGTTGATGTTGGTCCTGAGCATTTTTATACCAGCGCTCTGGCAACCGCAAGCTTTCTTGCCTCGCAGAAGCCCGAAGGTTCCGCTTATGTGATTGGAGAAGCAGGACTGATCAATGCGCTTTACGAGGTCGGTTATGCCATGAATGATATTAATCCCGATTATGTTGTCGTTGGCGAGAGCCGGAACTACAACACCGAGACACTGTTTCATGCGGTCTCTTTGGTGCGGGGTGGGGCTCGATTGATCGGCACAAATCCCGATTTGACCGGGCCTACCGAGCGGGGAATCGCGCCAGCCACAGGTGCCCTCATTACCCCCATTGCTCTTGCAGCCGAGGCTGAACCCTATTTTATCGGAAAGCCCAACCCCTTGATGATGCGCAGTGCGCTTAAACGGCTTGAATCGCGCAGGGAAGAGACGGTTATTATAGGGGACAGAATGGATACCGACATTAAATCGGGGCTTGAGAGCGAAATAGAGACGGTTCTCGTGCTTAGCGGAGTGACCGATCTTTCGAGAGCCGAAAGCTTTGCCTATCGCCCGCATCATATTTTGGAGGGGGTAGGAGCCATAGCTTCCTGA
- a CDS encoding nitroreductase family protein — protein MAEIVSEIEKRRAFRAIGEQGVPEDVKRRIARAALLAPSCANKQPWRFVIADEEPALSVVRQSLSGGNYWAKKAPLYLLAVTDPTFDCDLEDRRSYALFDTGMAVMNLQLQAVAEGLVAHPIAGFSDTQLKKGLKIPESHILITIVVVGYPGDDSHLSEKHLVLESSRQERRAVEDLVSKNGWYFDE, from the coding sequence ATGGCAGAAATCGTTAGTGAAATTGAAAAGAGACGGGCGTTCCGTGCCATCGGTGAACAGGGCGTGCCCGAGGATGTGAAGCGACGGATTGCGAGGGCCGCACTTCTTGCCCCTTCCTGCGCCAATAAACAACCCTGGCGTTTTGTTATCGCTGATGAGGAGCCTGCACTATCTGTGGTGAGACAGTCCCTTTCCGGAGGAAACTACTGGGCAAAGAAGGCTCCCTTGTACCTTCTTGCTGTGACGGATCCCACCTTCGATTGCGATTTGGAAGATCGAAGAAGCTATGCGCTTTTTGATACGGGAATGGCTGTTATGAATCTTCAGCTTCAGGCTGTGGCCGAGGGGCTTGTGGCCCATCCCATAGCGGGTTTCTCCGACACCCAGCTGAAAAAGGGGCTCAAGATACCCGAATCGCACATTTTGATCACCATTGTGGTTGTGGGCTATCCCGGAGACGACAGCCATCTTTCGGAAAAACATCTTGTTTTGGAGTCAAGCAGACAGGAGCGAAGAGCCGTGGAAGATCTTGTTTCAAAAAACGGATGGTATTTCGATGAGTGA
- the ispH gene encoding 4-hydroxy-3-methylbut-2-enyl diphosphate reductase has product MNRKIVLSKTMGFCFGVRRALDLVEKALAEKGDGRVVTFGPIIHNSIVLDSLARRGVVVVHSLEELQDGDRVVFRAHGVPKSVSDQVRQAGYAVYDGTCPRVGKSQKIVHDYCKRGETVCMTGDREHGEVIAVSSYGEGVTVLNNRMDVESFEPSGPVLLISQTTFSLPLFEEISSLLEKRCDERGFSFARYNTICPATATRQKALEELASEVEAIVVVGGKNSSNTRRLYEAALRLVSRAWHIEDARGIVSEMADYRSIGITAGASTPDDIIFDVEAALKAL; this is encoded by the coding sequence ATGAATCGTAAGATTGTACTTTCAAAAACAATGGGTTTCTGTTTTGGTGTACGCCGCGCTCTCGATCTTGTTGAAAAGGCCCTTGCCGAGAAAGGGGATGGGCGTGTTGTTACCTTCGGTCCCATTATTCATAACTCCATCGTACTTGATTCCTTAGCAAGGCGCGGTGTCGTCGTTGTTCACAGCCTTGAGGAACTGCAGGACGGTGATCGGGTCGTCTTCCGGGCCCACGGTGTGCCAAAAAGTGTTTCCGACCAGGTGAGGCAAGCCGGATATGCAGTGTACGACGGTACCTGCCCCCGCGTCGGAAAATCCCAGAAGATCGTTCACGACTATTGTAAAAGAGGAGAAACGGTCTGTATGACCGGTGACCGGGAGCACGGGGAAGTGATTGCGGTAAGCAGCTATGGAGAGGGGGTTACGGTTCTCAACAACCGGATGGATGTGGAATCCTTTGAGCCCTCCGGACCTGTGCTTTTGATAAGCCAGACTACCTTTTCCCTGCCTCTTTTTGAAGAAATATCTTCTCTTCTTGAAAAGCGTTGTGATGAGCGAGGATTTTCCTTTGCTCGGTACAACACAATTTGTCCTGCTACTGCCACGCGACAAAAGGCTTTGGAGGAACTTGCCTCCGAGGTGGAGGCAATTGTGGTCGTCGGTGGAAAAAACAGTTCAAATACACGCCGATTATATGAGGCCGCCTTGCGACTTGTCTCTCGGGCATGGCATATTGAGGATGCTCGTGGGATCGTGTCAGAAATGGCGGATTACCGGAGCATCGGGATTACGGCCGGGGCTTCTACTCCGGATGATATTATTTTTGACGTAGAGGCTGCTTTAAAGGCGCTCTGA
- the secF gene encoding protein translocase subunit SecF: MTKVVRFTKIRYLMFVVSLSLILAGIVGTISLGGFNLGIDFQAGLSQRVQIAPVGFTLSYTGSGAATLDINSGTAVLEVRGDEGVTKHRFPLADYSTIQALADVLNGIDGITASAQRPSARPSTIATGLDFPLSLSTEAQGVNVSPDGTESAVEINQIRDALATFDNPQVQVVGDPSRQEFLLRIADPAGGNKDAYEKKIVLDLEKAFGDGTAVVKQSDYVGPRFSQDLASQSVSLTILALVLILVYIWVRFRFGFAISSITALVHDVLIMLGFIGVFRLEVSTTTIAAVLTIVGYSLNDTIVVFDRIRENMGLMKDRPMDVIIDTSITQSLSRTLMTSLTTLLAVLALYFFGTGAIKDFALNLIVGIVVGTYSSIFIASPVLLGITRASDKRKAKKLGSHAPASGTKGGAALSVESSTAGEESSELVSGPVEIPKADRKLKGKRQQKRKK, from the coding sequence ATGACCAAAGTAGTACGATTTACCAAAATACGGTACCTCATGTTTGTAGTCTCCCTGTCCCTGATTCTTGCCGGTATTGTCGGCACGATTTCCTTGGGCGGTTTTAATCTTGGTATTGATTTTCAGGCGGGATTAAGCCAGCGGGTACAGATTGCTCCTGTGGGTTTTACGCTTTCGTATACCGGTTCCGGGGCGGCCACCCTCGATATCAACAGTGGTACCGCAGTTCTGGAGGTTCGTGGTGATGAGGGGGTCACAAAGCATCGGTTTCCTCTTGCCGATTATTCGACCATTCAGGCTCTTGCGGATGTGTTGAACGGCATAGACGGTATTACCGCCTCTGCACAGCGGCCTTCCGCCCGGCCCTCGACCATTGCTACGGGTCTTGATTTTCCCCTCTCGCTTTCGACTGAGGCGCAGGGAGTCAATGTTTCCCCGGATGGCACTGAGTCGGCCGTTGAAATAAATCAGATTCGAGATGCTTTAGCCACCTTTGATAATCCTCAGGTCCAGGTAGTCGGGGATCCTTCCCGTCAGGAATTCCTGCTGAGAATCGCCGATCCGGCGGGTGGAAATAAGGATGCCTACGAAAAGAAGATTGTTTTAGACCTCGAAAAGGCCTTTGGCGATGGTACTGCCGTGGTAAAGCAGTCCGATTATGTCGGCCCCCGGTTCAGCCAGGATCTTGCAAGCCAGTCTGTTAGTTTGACGATTCTTGCCCTGGTACTTATTCTCGTTTATATTTGGGTCAGGTTTCGGTTCGGATTCGCCATCTCGTCGATTACCGCCTTGGTCCATGATGTTCTGATCATGCTTGGCTTTATCGGTGTGTTCAGGCTGGAGGTCTCGACGACCACCATAGCGGCGGTTCTTACCATTGTCGGTTACTCTCTTAACGACACGATCGTCGTTTTCGACCGGATTCGTGAAAATATGGGCTTGATGAAGGACCGGCCCATGGATGTGATTATCGATACCAGTATTACACAGTCTTTGAGCAGAACCTTGATGACCAGTCTCACAACCTTGTTGGCTGTTCTCGCCCTTTACTTTTTCGGTACGGGTGCAATTAAGGATTTTGCCCTCAATTTGATTGTCGGTATTGTGGTCGGTACCTATTCTTCGATCTTTATCGCCAGTCCTGTGTTACTTGGAATCACCCGGGCTTCGGATAAGCGAAAGGCTAAAAAGCTTGGTTCTCATGCCCCGGCTTCCGGGACAAAGGGAGGCGCCGCACTGTCGGTCGAATCTTCGACTGCGGGTGAGGAATCGTCCGAACTTGTTTCCGGACCGGTTGAGATCCCAAAGGCCGATAGAAAGCTGAAAGGTAAACGACAGCAAAAACGGAAAAAATAG
- the secD gene encoding protein translocase subunit SecD, with product MSKRSRLFIVLLVLVVCGVFLYPTFEWYFMVPQAQKELAAGSKQQIQAYARGQAAKAVGELKSLVAASGSDAVPEKYAYLIPIAKEHYKLDGRDLPSKWTVSTLLKGFNTEEAAFSAIEGYYRTKLFDLKDEGGSVLQLGLDLSGGMSILLEADLDSLEKRLGHPPTVDDQNQAVQRAMEILNNRIDKFGVTEPQIRQQGTNQINIDIPGAADPERVNSFLMGKGSLSFHIVDQELSQKVVQYFQQNPTKAYDDQGHVITPDFVPAGYIVRGFYEKDSYGIDQLRRWVVVREEVGLDGSHIQNATVGNHPVTGKPVINFTLDQEGGEIFFQLTSTNQKGTLAILMDDKVKSMAVINEPIRERVQMSGFDRKEANDLALVLRTAAMPVDLKINNQQAVGASLGEDSVRQGLKAITLSFILVIIFMLLYYQVAGIVSDIALILNLVIMVSILSAFNLTLTLTSIAGLILTVGMAVDANVIIFERIKEEYRLGKTPEASAKAGFRKAFWTIMDANITTFIAALVLSQLGSGPVQGFANTLAVGIVSSMFTALFVSRLIFDFGIEQLKVKKLSIGWRIR from the coding sequence ATGAGCAAACGTTCACGTTTATTCATTGTGCTGCTGGTACTTGTCGTATGCGGGGTCTTTCTGTACCCCACGTTCGAGTGGTACTTTATGGTTCCGCAGGCGCAGAAAGAACTCGCAGCCGGAAGCAAGCAGCAGATTCAGGCTTATGCCAGAGGCCAGGCGGCAAAAGCTGTTGGAGAATTGAAATCCCTGGTCGCGGCGTCCGGTTCGGACGCTGTTCCCGAAAAATATGCTTATCTGATACCGATTGCTAAGGAGCACTACAAGCTCGACGGCAGGGACCTTCCGTCTAAATGGACAGTCTCAACCCTTTTGAAGGGGTTTAATACCGAAGAGGCGGCTTTCTCAGCAATCGAAGGATACTATCGGACCAAGTTGTTTGATCTGAAAGATGAGGGCGGGTCGGTCTTGCAACTCGGCCTCGACCTTTCCGGCGGTATGAGTATCCTGCTCGAAGCCGATCTCGACAGCCTTGAGAAGCGTCTCGGACATCCCCCAACGGTGGATGATCAAAACCAGGCTGTACAGCGGGCCATGGAGATCCTCAACAACCGAATCGACAAATTTGGTGTGACCGAGCCTCAGATTCGTCAGCAGGGAACGAACCAGATCAATATAGATATTCCCGGTGCGGCCGATCCCGAGCGAGTAAACTCGTTCCTCATGGGTAAGGGCTCCTTAAGTTTCCATATTGTCGATCAGGAACTGAGCCAGAAGGTCGTGCAGTACTTTCAGCAGAATCCCACAAAGGCCTACGATGATCAGGGGCATGTCATTACTCCCGATTTTGTTCCGGCCGGCTATATTGTTCGCGGATTCTATGAAAAAGATAGTTACGGTATCGATCAGCTAAGGCGCTGGGTTGTTGTTCGCGAAGAAGTCGGCCTTGACGGGAGTCACATCCAGAATGCGACCGTTGGAAATCATCCTGTTACAGGCAAGCCTGTCATCAATTTTACCCTTGATCAGGAGGGTGGCGAGATCTTCTTTCAGTTGACAAGCACAAACCAGAAAGGGACGCTTGCCATTTTAATGGATGACAAGGTCAAATCGATGGCGGTAATCAACGAGCCGATTCGTGAGCGTGTCCAGATGAGCGGCTTTGACCGAAAAGAGGCAAACGATCTCGCCCTGGTTCTGAGAACAGCGGCAATGCCGGTTGATTTGAAAATCAACAACCAGCAGGCCGTCGGCGCAAGTCTTGGTGAGGACTCGGTTCGTCAAGGTTTGAAGGCCATTACCTTGAGTTTTATCCTGGTCATTATTTTCATGCTTCTGTATTATCAGGTTGCCGGGATTGTTTCCGATATTGCCTTGATTTTGAACCTGGTCATCATGGTGTCGATCCTTTCGGCCTTTAACCTTACCCTTACCCTTACCAGTATCGCCGGTTTGATTCTGACGGTTGGTATGGCGGTCGACGCCAATGTTATTATCTTTGAGCGTATCAAAGAAGAGTATCGTCTTGGAAAGACGCCGGAGGCTTCGGCCAAAGCGGGTTTCAGAAAGGCGTTCTGGACCATCATGGATGCCAATATTACAACCTTTATCGCTGCATTGGTCCTCAGTCAGCTTGGTAGCGGGCCTGTTCAGGGTTTTGCAAACACCTTGGCTGTCGGTATTGTCAGTTCCATGTTTACCGCTTTGTTCGTCTCCAGACTCATCTTCGACTTCGGCATTGAGCAACTGAAGGTGAAAAAACTGAGTATCGGCTGGAGGATCAGATGA
- the yajC gene encoding preprotein translocase subunit YajC, producing MMEMLANLPILMGAPEGAAASGGSGQMMTTFVTFGLVILIFYFLIIRPQNKKQKDAKRMLEALKKGDRVVSIGGIRGTVVSVKDQTVVLKVDDNTKLEFTKSAISTVVEQGKEEASSSKKDA from the coding sequence ATGATGGAGATGTTAGCTAATTTACCCATATTGATGGGAGCTCCGGAGGGTGCCGCAGCCAGCGGTGGTTCCGGACAGATGATGACGACATTCGTCACTTTTGGGCTCGTTATTCTGATTTTCTACTTTTTGATCATTCGTCCTCAGAATAAGAAGCAGAAAGATGCAAAACGGATGCTTGAGGCCTTAAAGAAGGGAGACCGGGTGGTCAGTATCGGCGGAATTCGCGGAACTGTTGTTTCCGTCAAGGATCAGACCGTTGTTTTGAAGGTGGACGATAATACCAAGCTCGAGTTTACCAAGAGTGCGATATCTACAGTAGTTGAACAGGGTAAGGAAGAGGCCTCTTCATCCAAGAAGGACGCCTAA